A genomic segment from Chanos chanos chromosome 2, fChaCha1.1, whole genome shotgun sequence encodes:
- the rps13 gene encoding small ribosomal subunit protein uS15 — MGRMHAPGKGLSQSALPYRRSVPTWLKLTSDDVKEQIFKLAKKGLTPSQIGVILRDSHGVAQVRFVTGNKILRILKSKGLAPDLPEDLYHLIKKAVAVRKHLERNRKDKDAKFRLILVESRIHRLARYYKTKRVLAPNWKYESSTASALVA, encoded by the exons ATGGGTCGCATGCACGCTCCCGG taAGGGCTTGTCCCAGTCGGCACTCCCATACAGACGCAGTGTCCCCACG TGGCTTAAACTGACCTCTGACGATGTGAAAGAGCAAATCTTCAAACTGGCTAAGAAGGGCCTGACACCCTCTCAGATTG GTGTGATCCTGAGGGATTCCCATGGTGTTGCTCAGGTGCGATTTGTCACTGGAAACAAGATCCTTAGGATCCTGAAGTCCAAGGGCCTGGCCCCTGATCTGCCTGAGGACCTGTACCACCTCATTAAGAAGGCTGTTGCCGTGAGGAAGCATTTGGAAAGGAACAGAAAG GACAAGGATGCCAAGTTCCGTCTGATTCTCGTTGAGAGCAGAATCCACAGGCTTGCCCGATACTACAAGACCAAGAGAGTACTCGCACCCAACTGGAAGTA cGAGTCTTCAACTGCCTCTGCTCTGGTGGCATAA
- the nucb2a gene encoding nucleobindin-2a isoform X3 — MQMMWTKIFITTCISLMSLLSCSETVPISVDKTKVTRPEEKVQEPPQSVDTGLHYDRYLREVIDFLEKDQHFREKLHNTDMEDIKQGKLAKELDFVSHHVRTKLDELKRQEVSRLRTLIKAKQDIEGGNDMAVDHQALLKQFEYLNHMNPHTFEVEDLDRLIKSATKDLENYDKERHEEFKRYEMMKEHERREHLKTLDEEGRRKEEEHYEEMKKKHADHPKVNHPGSQDQLKEVWEEADGLDPEDFDPKTFFNLHDTNGDGFFDEQELEALFTKELEKIYDPTNEEDDMVEMEEERLRMREHVMNEVDTNKDRLVSLDEFLVATKRKEFLEPDSWETLEQNQAYTEEEMREFEERLVKQEEDLNQKAADLQKQREELERQQEQLNAQKIELQQAVEHMERLKTQKVEPPRGDQGIDGNAIPESPGNDQPLPPGQQPVPPVQQDIPQIQHDLPQGQDHSPQEAHHVPKENQPLPPGHQAVAEGDQQAPQGQHTLP, encoded by the exons ATGCAA ATGATGTGGACGAAGATTTTCATCACGACCTGCATTTCGCTTATGAGCCTTCTGTCGTGCTCAGAAACAGTGCCCATAAGTGTGGATAAGACGAAAGTCACCCGTCCGGAGGAGAAAGTCCAAGAACCACCTCAAAGTGTG GACACTGGACTGCATTATGATCGCTATCTAAGAGAAGTGATCGATTTTCTGGAAAAAGACcaacatttcagagaaaaactCCACAATACGGATATGGAAGATATAAAG CAAGGGAAACTAGCAAAAGAACTGGACTTTGTCAGCCACCATGTGAGAACCAAGCTGGATGAATTAAAAAGGCAAGAAGTGAGCCGTCTAAGGACATTAATCAAGGCCAAGCAGGACATCGAAGGAGGGAATG ACATGGCTGTGGATCACCAGGCCCTACTAAAGCAGTTTGAGTATTTGAACCACATGAATCCCCACACCTTTGAAGTGGAGGATCTGGACAGACTGATAAAATCG GCAACAAAAGATCTGGAAAATTATGACAAGGAGAGGCATGAGGAGTTTAAGAGATATGAAATGATGAAGGAGCACGAGCGTAGGGAGCATCTGAAGACACTGGATGAGGAGGgcaggaggaaagaggaggaacaCTAcgaggagatgaagaaaaaacacGCCGATCATCCCAAAGTCAACCATCCT GGCAGTCAGGATCAGCTAAAGGAAGTTTGGGAGGAGGCTGATGGTCTTGATCCAGAGGATTTTGACCCTAAAACTTTCTTCAACTTGCATG acacaaatgGAGATGGCTTCTTTGATGAACAAGAGTTGGAGGCTCTGTTTACTAAGGAG TTAGAGAAGATCTATGATCCTACCAATGAGGAGGATGACATGGTGGAAATGGAGGAAGAAAGGCTTCGTATGAGAGAGCATGTTATGAATGAG GTGGATACTAATAAGGACAGACTGGTTTCCTTGGATGAGTTTCTAGTCGctacaaagagaaaagaatttcTGGAACCAGACAGCTGGGAG ACTTTGGAACAGAACCAGGCTTACACAGAAGAAGAGATGAGGGAGTTTGAAGAACGTCTGGTCAAGCAGGAGGAGGATCTAAACCAAAAAGCTGCTGACCTTCAGAAGCAGAGGGAGGAACTGGAGAGACAGCAAGAGCAGCTCAATGCCCAGAAAATTGAGCTTCAGCAG GCTGTAGAGCACATGGaaagattaaaaacacaaaaagtggAGCCACCCAGAGGAGATCAAGGTA TTGATGGAAACGCTATACCAGAATCACCCGGAAATGACCAGCCGCTGCCACCAGGCCAACAGCCAGTGCCTCCGGTCCAGCAGGATATCCCTCAGATCCAGCACGATTTACCTCAGGGCCAAGACCATTCACCCCAGGAAGCCCACCATGTGCCCAAGGAAAACCAGCCATTGCCACCTGGTCATCAGGCAGTGGCTGAAGGTGATCAACAGGCACCCCAGGGTCAACACACCTTGCCCTAG
- the nucb2a gene encoding nucleobindin-2a isoform X1 → MQMMWTKIFITTCISLMSLLSCSETVPISVDKTKVTRPEEKVQEPPQSVDTGLHYDRYLREVIDFLEKDQHFREKLHNTDMEDIKQGKLAKELDFVSHHVRTKLDELKRQEVSRLRTLIKAKQDIEGGNDMAVDHQALLKQFEYLNHMNPHTFEVEDLDRLIKSATKDLENYDKERHEEFKRYEMMKEHERREHLKTLDEEGRRKEEEHYEEMKKKHADHPKVNHPGSQDQLKEVWEEADGLDPEDFDPKTFFNLHDTNGDGFFDEQELEALFTKELEKIYDPTNEEDDMVEMEEERLRMREHVMNEVDTNKDRLVSLDEFLVATKRKEFLEPDSWETLEQNQAYTEEEMREFEERLVKQEEDLNQKAADLQKQREELERQQEQLNAQKIELQQAVEHMERLKTQKVEPPRGDQVDGNAIPESPGNDQPLPPGQQPVPPVQQDIPQIQHDLPQGQDHSPQEAHHVPKENQPLPPGHQAVAEGDQQAPQGQHTLP, encoded by the exons ATGCAA ATGATGTGGACGAAGATTTTCATCACGACCTGCATTTCGCTTATGAGCCTTCTGTCGTGCTCAGAAACAGTGCCCATAAGTGTGGATAAGACGAAAGTCACCCGTCCGGAGGAGAAAGTCCAAGAACCACCTCAAAGTGTG GACACTGGACTGCATTATGATCGCTATCTAAGAGAAGTGATCGATTTTCTGGAAAAAGACcaacatttcagagaaaaactCCACAATACGGATATGGAAGATATAAAG CAAGGGAAACTAGCAAAAGAACTGGACTTTGTCAGCCACCATGTGAGAACCAAGCTGGATGAATTAAAAAGGCAAGAAGTGAGCCGTCTAAGGACATTAATCAAGGCCAAGCAGGACATCGAAGGAGGGAATG ACATGGCTGTGGATCACCAGGCCCTACTAAAGCAGTTTGAGTATTTGAACCACATGAATCCCCACACCTTTGAAGTGGAGGATCTGGACAGACTGATAAAATCG GCAACAAAAGATCTGGAAAATTATGACAAGGAGAGGCATGAGGAGTTTAAGAGATATGAAATGATGAAGGAGCACGAGCGTAGGGAGCATCTGAAGACACTGGATGAGGAGGgcaggaggaaagaggaggaacaCTAcgaggagatgaagaaaaaacacGCCGATCATCCCAAAGTCAACCATCCT GGCAGTCAGGATCAGCTAAAGGAAGTTTGGGAGGAGGCTGATGGTCTTGATCCAGAGGATTTTGACCCTAAAACTTTCTTCAACTTGCATG acacaaatgGAGATGGCTTCTTTGATGAACAAGAGTTGGAGGCTCTGTTTACTAAGGAG TTAGAGAAGATCTATGATCCTACCAATGAGGAGGATGACATGGTGGAAATGGAGGAAGAAAGGCTTCGTATGAGAGAGCATGTTATGAATGAG GTGGATACTAATAAGGACAGACTGGTTTCCTTGGATGAGTTTCTAGTCGctacaaagagaaaagaatttcTGGAACCAGACAGCTGGGAG ACTTTGGAACAGAACCAGGCTTACACAGAAGAAGAGATGAGGGAGTTTGAAGAACGTCTGGTCAAGCAGGAGGAGGATCTAAACCAAAAAGCTGCTGACCTTCAGAAGCAGAGGGAGGAACTGGAGAGACAGCAAGAGCAGCTCAATGCCCAGAAAATTGAGCTTCAGCAG GCTGTAGAGCACATGGaaagattaaaaacacaaaaagtggAGCCACCCAGAGGAGATCAAG TTGATGGAAACGCTATACCAGAATCACCCGGAAATGACCAGCCGCTGCCACCAGGCCAACAGCCAGTGCCTCCGGTCCAGCAGGATATCCCTCAGATCCAGCACGATTTACCTCAGGGCCAAGACCATTCACCCCAGGAAGCCCACCATGTGCCCAAGGAAAACCAGCCATTGCCACCTGGTCATCAGGCAGTGGCTGAAGGTGATCAACAGGCACCCCAGGGTCAACACACCTTGCCCTAG
- the nucb2a gene encoding nucleobindin-2a isoform X2, whose protein sequence is MMWTKIFITTCISLMSLLSCSETVPISVDKTKVTRPEEKVQEPPQSVDTGLHYDRYLREVIDFLEKDQHFREKLHNTDMEDIKQGKLAKELDFVSHHVRTKLDELKRQEVSRLRTLIKAKQDIEGGNDMAVDHQALLKQFEYLNHMNPHTFEVEDLDRLIKSATKDLENYDKERHEEFKRYEMMKEHERREHLKTLDEEGRRKEEEHYEEMKKKHADHPKVNHPGSQDQLKEVWEEADGLDPEDFDPKTFFNLHDTNGDGFFDEQELEALFTKELEKIYDPTNEEDDMVEMEEERLRMREHVMNEVDTNKDRLVSLDEFLVATKRKEFLEPDSWETLEQNQAYTEEEMREFEERLVKQEEDLNQKAADLQKQREELERQQEQLNAQKIELQQAVEHMERLKTQKVEPPRGDQVDGNAIPESPGNDQPLPPGQQPVPPVQQDIPQIQHDLPQGQDHSPQEAHHVPKENQPLPPGHQAVAEGDQQAPQGQHTLP, encoded by the exons ATGATGTGGACGAAGATTTTCATCACGACCTGCATTTCGCTTATGAGCCTTCTGTCGTGCTCAGAAACAGTGCCCATAAGTGTGGATAAGACGAAAGTCACCCGTCCGGAGGAGAAAGTCCAAGAACCACCTCAAAGTGTG GACACTGGACTGCATTATGATCGCTATCTAAGAGAAGTGATCGATTTTCTGGAAAAAGACcaacatttcagagaaaaactCCACAATACGGATATGGAAGATATAAAG CAAGGGAAACTAGCAAAAGAACTGGACTTTGTCAGCCACCATGTGAGAACCAAGCTGGATGAATTAAAAAGGCAAGAAGTGAGCCGTCTAAGGACATTAATCAAGGCCAAGCAGGACATCGAAGGAGGGAATG ACATGGCTGTGGATCACCAGGCCCTACTAAAGCAGTTTGAGTATTTGAACCACATGAATCCCCACACCTTTGAAGTGGAGGATCTGGACAGACTGATAAAATCG GCAACAAAAGATCTGGAAAATTATGACAAGGAGAGGCATGAGGAGTTTAAGAGATATGAAATGATGAAGGAGCACGAGCGTAGGGAGCATCTGAAGACACTGGATGAGGAGGgcaggaggaaagaggaggaacaCTAcgaggagatgaagaaaaaacacGCCGATCATCCCAAAGTCAACCATCCT GGCAGTCAGGATCAGCTAAAGGAAGTTTGGGAGGAGGCTGATGGTCTTGATCCAGAGGATTTTGACCCTAAAACTTTCTTCAACTTGCATG acacaaatgGAGATGGCTTCTTTGATGAACAAGAGTTGGAGGCTCTGTTTACTAAGGAG TTAGAGAAGATCTATGATCCTACCAATGAGGAGGATGACATGGTGGAAATGGAGGAAGAAAGGCTTCGTATGAGAGAGCATGTTATGAATGAG GTGGATACTAATAAGGACAGACTGGTTTCCTTGGATGAGTTTCTAGTCGctacaaagagaaaagaatttcTGGAACCAGACAGCTGGGAG ACTTTGGAACAGAACCAGGCTTACACAGAAGAAGAGATGAGGGAGTTTGAAGAACGTCTGGTCAAGCAGGAGGAGGATCTAAACCAAAAAGCTGCTGACCTTCAGAAGCAGAGGGAGGAACTGGAGAGACAGCAAGAGCAGCTCAATGCCCAGAAAATTGAGCTTCAGCAG GCTGTAGAGCACATGGaaagattaaaaacacaaaaagtggAGCCACCCAGAGGAGATCAAG TTGATGGAAACGCTATACCAGAATCACCCGGAAATGACCAGCCGCTGCCACCAGGCCAACAGCCAGTGCCTCCGGTCCAGCAGGATATCCCTCAGATCCAGCACGATTTACCTCAGGGCCAAGACCATTCACCCCAGGAAGCCCACCATGTGCCCAAGGAAAACCAGCCATTGCCACCTGGTCATCAGGCAGTGGCTGAAGGTGATCAACAGGCACCCCAGGGTCAACACACCTTGCCCTAG